In Spodoptera frugiperda isolate SF20-4 chromosome 1, AGI-APGP_CSIRO_Sfru_2.0, whole genome shotgun sequence, the following are encoded in one genomic region:
- the LOC118273351 gene encoding uncharacterized protein LOC118273351 isoform X2, giving the protein MQGPLFLPCLTSIKVVRGGTSYGAILLRNGSNDCRKPRAGLVVIAAVRAGGGVLTPPAPPPVAFQHHRLISAHMTRFRWWGVVLGLCALAAAAAGAGAADEVSRPVGIMAVTLDGPGDSGAALGALAAAALAARGVRAAAAPVPAACGPGGAGPSSLACRNDVLRALVLGKAQAALLPVPAARPPHVLKLRDVGLTELGDAVPASRLACFVSPPTSTATFRPPQSLLDFSDETVAMHYGLPSDDISAVLRGMTLENSLGFEHLESNCFNFNSTPEWCSAGARSCATLITDNVNDARLLATVVRDHRLLARVLAPCLLAPHDLAPHDLAPHDLASWRRPMPHALLLCSRTSPGGHFSQLASPPCDTSKDICVFDPYRLMKIVNERELQSPSTISVLGRLELTETELHDFLGRYRASGSTVAIAEMLKLHSKWTGPPGEARTAVMLPMGTSREAFDSNALKAAALLAEEDSKASETVSFKVQLLDDKCASTLAFKYLTDALGAEFGALSGVAGPACGAAFADVARQGPTLAMPVLAYTPQAPPPAPAAAWALLAAGDARLYSGAWAAFMAHVGWRRVAVLSELATRAALDVADLAADVLVHVELSADTDDLDLDKILQWAARAAAAQARILYVCAEDARVVRAALCAGRAAGLAPAAGAVWLLPASLPRRWLRAPAGNCTQQELRDMAEGHLSVAPAWMADWEERGDAPADSEVGAWQRSWRARCSRWQQCGRAPAQAALLYDALRMWDAALRRALRAHPAALDNLHHKSIARALIEDVTTSSYNGLTGKFEWSGDASGARARLAPVVVQQWSNGTRLRLGAWSRAAGYRAGPRAPRWRTPDGRAPDDGAPHCALQALADVLRADCRAAVLALAALALAALLGASAAAACHYKRRAERKYRARLAALGLARLDPKPGGLDRWEIPRERVVINRKLGTGAFGTVYGGHALLAEDRGWSAVAVKTLKAGATTEEKLDFLSEAEAMKRFDHKNVVRLLGVVTKTEPVCTVMEFMLYGDLKNYLLARRHLAAGAGAGEADEVSAARLTAMALDAARGLSYLAQLRYVHRDVAARNCLVSAQRVVKLADFGMTRLVFEHDYYRFSRKGMLPVRWMAPESLALGVFSPASDVWSFGVLLYEIVTFGSLPFQGLSNAEVLARVKAGHTLELPPGLKPQLEGLIRSCWQAEQRARPGAAEVAAFLADCPRLLAPCLDLPLDALPLDLEPWQTARDRAESRGPPVHMSVLQARWVSWGAPASAGTDTTYLSADAPPADTDAFLS; this is encoded by the exons GTGCGAGCTGGAGGCGGCGTCCTGACCCCACCCGCGCCTCCGCCAGTCGCCTTCCAGCACCACCGCCTCATCAGCGCACACATGACACGTTTCAG GTGGTGGGGCGTCGTGCTCGGGCTATGCGCGCTGGCCGCGGCTGCTGCGGGCGCTGGCGCCGCGGACGAGGTGTCGCGGCCGGTGGGCATCATGGCCGTGACGCTGGACGGGCCCGGCGACTCGGGCGCCGCGCTGGGCGCGCTGGCCGCGGCGGCGCTtgcggcgcgcggcgtgcgggcggcggcggcgccggTGCCTGCGGCGTGCGGGCCGGGCGGCGCGGGGCCCAGCTCGCTGGCGTGCCGCAACGACGTGCTGCGCGCGCTGGTGCTGGGCAAGGCGCAGGCGGCGCTGCTGCCGGTGCCGGCCGCGCGCCCGCCGCACGTGCTGAAGCTGCGGGACGTGGGGCTGACGGAGCTGGGCGACGCGGTGCCGGCCTCGCGCCTCGCTTGCTTCGTTTCACCACCTACCTCGACGGCGACATTTCGCCCGCCGCAGTCTTTGCTCGACTTCTCCGACGAAACCGTCGCGATGCACTACGGCTTGCCGTCAGATGATATCTCCGCTGTATTGCGAGGGATGACACTTGAAAATTCATTGGG ATTTGAACACTTGGAGTCAaactgctttaattttaattcgacTCCCGAGTGGTGCTCAGCCGGTGCGAGGTCGTGCGCCACTCTGATCACTGACAACGTGAACGACGCGCGCCTCCTCGCCACCGTCGTGCGCGACCACCGCCTCCTGGCGCGCGTGCTGGCGCCCTGCCTCTTGGCGCCGCACGACCTGGCGCCGCACGACCTGGCGCCTCACGACTTGGCCAGCTGGCGCCGCCCAATGCCGCACGCTCTCTTGCTATGCTCCCGCACGTCCCCTGGCGGGCACTTTTCTCAACTTGCATCTCCACCCTGTGATACATCCAAAGACATTTGTGTTTTTGACCCGTACCGTCTTATGAAAATTGTAAACGAACGCGAATTACAGTCACCCAGCACTATAAGTGTTCTGGGTCGACTGGAGTTAACGGAAACAGAGCTACATGATTTTTTGGGTCGATATAGAGCGTCCGGGTCGACGGTAGCTATCGCCGAAATGCTCAAACTACATAGTAAATGGACGGGCCCGCCCGGTGAGGCTCGCACGGCCGTCATGCTACCTATGGGTACCAGTCGGGAAGCGTTCGATTCGAATGCGCTTAAAGCTGCTGCTTTACTAGCCGAGGAGGACTCGAAAGCGTCCGAAACGGTAAGCTTTAAAGTACAACTACTGGACGACAAGTGCGCGTCGACACTGGCGTTCAAATACCTGACTGACGCCCTGGGCGCCGAGTTCGGGGCGCTGTCGGGCGTGGCCGGGCCCGCGTGCGGCGCGGCCTTCGCGGACGTGGCACGCCAGGGGCCCACGCTGGCTATGCCCGTGCTGGCCTACACGCCGCAGGCGCCGCCGCCGGCGCCCGCCGCCGCCTGGGCGCTGCTGGCGGCGGGCGACGCGCGCCTGTACTCGGGCGCGTGGGCCGCCTTCATGGCGCACGTGGGCTGGCGCCGCGTGGCCGTGCTGAGCGAGCTGGCCACGCGCGCGGCGCTGGACGTGGCCGACCTGGCCGCCGACGTGCTCGTGCACGTCGAGCTGTCCGCCGACACCGACGACCTCGACCTGGACAAGATCCTACAG TGGGCAGCGCGCGCAGCGGCCGCGCAGGCGCGCATCCTGTACGTGTGCGCGGAGGACGCGCGCGTGGTGCGCGCGGCGCTGTGCGCGGGCCGCGCCGCCGGCCTGGCGCCCGCCGCCGGCGCCGTCTGGCTGCTGCCCGCCTCGCTGCCGCGCCGCTGGCTGCGCGCGCCCGCCGGCAACTGCACGCAGCAGGAACTGCGGGACATGGCGGAGGGACACCTCAGCGTGGCCCCCGCCTGGATGGCAGATTGGGAAGAGCGAGGCGACGCGCCGGCCGACAGCGAGGTGGGCGCGTGGCAGCGGTCGTGGCGCGCGCGCTGCTCGCGCTGGCAGCAGTGCGGGCGCGCGCCGGCGCAGGCCGCGCTGCTGTACGACGCGCTGCGCATGTGGGACGCCGCGCTGCGCCGCGCGCTGCGGGCGCACCCCGCCGCGCTCGACAACCTGCACCACAAGTCCATCGCCCG gGCATTAATAGAAGATGTAACCACGTCCAGCTATAACGGACTCACGGGCAAGTTCGAATGGAGCGGGGACGCCAGCGGGGCGCGCGCCCGCCTGGCGCCCGTCGTGGTGCAGCAGTGGAGCAACGGCACGCGGCTCCGCCTGGGCGCCTGGAGCCGCGCCGCCGGGTACCGCGCCGGGCCCCGCGCGCCCCGCTGGCGCACGCCCGACGGCCGCGCGCCCGACGATGGCGCCCCGCACTGCGCGCTGCAGGCGCTGGCCGACGTGCTGCGCGCCGACTGCCGCGCCGCCGTGCTGGCGCTGGCCGCGCTGGCGCTGGCGGCGCTGCTGGGCGCCAGCGCGGCCGCCGCCTGCCACTACAAGCGGCGCGCCGAGCGCAAGTACCGCGCGCGCCTGGCCGCGCTGGGCCTGGCGCGCCTCGACCCCAAGCCCGGCGGCCTGGACCGCTGGGAGATCCCGCGCGAGCGCGTCGTCATCAACAGGAAGCTCGGCACCGGCGCCTTCGGCACCGTGTACGGGGGCCACGCGCTGCTGGCGGAAGACCGCGGCTGGTCCGCCGTCGCCGTCAAGACGCTCAAGGCCGGCGCCACCACCGAGGAGAAGCTCGACTTCTTATCCGAAGCGGAGGCCATGAAGCGCTTCGACCACAAGAACGTAGTGCGGCTGCTGGGCGTGGTGACGAAGACGGAGCCGGTGTGCACGGTGATGGAGTTCATGCTGTACGGCGACCTGAAGAACTACCTGCTGGCGCGGCGCCAcctggcggcgggcgcgggcgcgggcgagGCGGACGAGGTGTCGGCGGCGCGGCTGACGGCCATGGCGCTGGACGCGGCGCGCGGCCTGTCGTACCTGGCGCAGCTGCGCTACGTGCACCGCGACGTGGCGGCGCGCAACTGCCTGGTCTCGGCGCAGCGCGTGGTGAAGCTGGCGGACTTCGGCATGACGCGCCTGGTCTTCGAGCACGACTACTACCGCTTCAGCCGCAAGGGCATGCTGCCGGTCCGCTGGATGGCGCCGGAGAGCCTGGCGCTGGGCGTGTTCTCGCCCGCGTCCGACGTGTGGTCCTTCGGCGTGCTGCTGTACGAGATCGTGACGTTCGGCTCGCTGCCCTTCCAGGGCCTGAGCAACGCGGAGGTACTGGCCCGCGTCAAGGCCGGCCACACCTTGGAGCTGCCGCCAGGGTTGAAGCCGCAACT GGAGGGCCTCATCCGGTCGTGCTGGCAGGCGGAGCAGCGCGCGCGGCCGGGCGCCGCCGAGGTGGCCGCCTTCCTGGCCGACTGCCCGCGCCTGCTGGCGCCCTGCCTCGACCTGCCGCTGGACGCGCTGCCGCTGGACCTGGAGCCCTGGCAGACCGCGCGCGACCGCGCCGAG TCCCGAGGTCCCCCGGTACACATGTCCGTGTTGCAGGCGCGCTGGGTGTCGTGGGGCGCCCCGGCGTCGGCGGGGACCGACACGACGTACCTGAGCGCGGACGCGCCGCCCGCCGACACGGACGCCTTCCTCTCGTGA
- the LOC118273351 gene encoding uncharacterized protein LOC118273351 isoform X1, with amino-acid sequence MQGPLFLPCLTSIKVVRGGTSYGAILLRNGSNDCRKPRAGLVVIAAVRAGGGVLTPPAPPPVAFQHHRLISAHMTRFSRWWGVVLGLCALAAAAAGAGAADEVSRPVGIMAVTLDGPGDSGAALGALAAAALAARGVRAAAAPVPAACGPGGAGPSSLACRNDVLRALVLGKAQAALLPVPAARPPHVLKLRDVGLTELGDAVPASRLACFVSPPTSTATFRPPQSLLDFSDETVAMHYGLPSDDISAVLRGMTLENSLGFEHLESNCFNFNSTPEWCSAGARSCATLITDNVNDARLLATVVRDHRLLARVLAPCLLAPHDLAPHDLAPHDLASWRRPMPHALLLCSRTSPGGHFSQLASPPCDTSKDICVFDPYRLMKIVNERELQSPSTISVLGRLELTETELHDFLGRYRASGSTVAIAEMLKLHSKWTGPPGEARTAVMLPMGTSREAFDSNALKAAALLAEEDSKASETVSFKVQLLDDKCASTLAFKYLTDALGAEFGALSGVAGPACGAAFADVARQGPTLAMPVLAYTPQAPPPAPAAAWALLAAGDARLYSGAWAAFMAHVGWRRVAVLSELATRAALDVADLAADVLVHVELSADTDDLDLDKILQWAARAAAAQARILYVCAEDARVVRAALCAGRAAGLAPAAGAVWLLPASLPRRWLRAPAGNCTQQELRDMAEGHLSVAPAWMADWEERGDAPADSEVGAWQRSWRARCSRWQQCGRAPAQAALLYDALRMWDAALRRALRAHPAALDNLHHKSIARALIEDVTTSSYNGLTGKFEWSGDASGARARLAPVVVQQWSNGTRLRLGAWSRAAGYRAGPRAPRWRTPDGRAPDDGAPHCALQALADVLRADCRAAVLALAALALAALLGASAAAACHYKRRAERKYRARLAALGLARLDPKPGGLDRWEIPRERVVINRKLGTGAFGTVYGGHALLAEDRGWSAVAVKTLKAGATTEEKLDFLSEAEAMKRFDHKNVVRLLGVVTKTEPVCTVMEFMLYGDLKNYLLARRHLAAGAGAGEADEVSAARLTAMALDAARGLSYLAQLRYVHRDVAARNCLVSAQRVVKLADFGMTRLVFEHDYYRFSRKGMLPVRWMAPESLALGVFSPASDVWSFGVLLYEIVTFGSLPFQGLSNAEVLARVKAGHTLELPPGLKPQLEGLIRSCWQAEQRARPGAAEVAAFLADCPRLLAPCLDLPLDALPLDLEPWQTARDRAESRGPPVHMSVLQARWVSWGAPASAGTDTTYLSADAPPADTDAFLS; translated from the exons GTGCGAGCTGGAGGCGGCGTCCTGACCCCACCCGCGCCTCCGCCAGTCGCCTTCCAGCACCACCGCCTCATCAGCGCACACATGACACGTTTCAG TAGGTGGTGGGGCGTCGTGCTCGGGCTATGCGCGCTGGCCGCGGCTGCTGCGGGCGCTGGCGCCGCGGACGAGGTGTCGCGGCCGGTGGGCATCATGGCCGTGACGCTGGACGGGCCCGGCGACTCGGGCGCCGCGCTGGGCGCGCTGGCCGCGGCGGCGCTtgcggcgcgcggcgtgcgggcggcggcggcgccggTGCCTGCGGCGTGCGGGCCGGGCGGCGCGGGGCCCAGCTCGCTGGCGTGCCGCAACGACGTGCTGCGCGCGCTGGTGCTGGGCAAGGCGCAGGCGGCGCTGCTGCCGGTGCCGGCCGCGCGCCCGCCGCACGTGCTGAAGCTGCGGGACGTGGGGCTGACGGAGCTGGGCGACGCGGTGCCGGCCTCGCGCCTCGCTTGCTTCGTTTCACCACCTACCTCGACGGCGACATTTCGCCCGCCGCAGTCTTTGCTCGACTTCTCCGACGAAACCGTCGCGATGCACTACGGCTTGCCGTCAGATGATATCTCCGCTGTATTGCGAGGGATGACACTTGAAAATTCATTGGG ATTTGAACACTTGGAGTCAaactgctttaattttaattcgacTCCCGAGTGGTGCTCAGCCGGTGCGAGGTCGTGCGCCACTCTGATCACTGACAACGTGAACGACGCGCGCCTCCTCGCCACCGTCGTGCGCGACCACCGCCTCCTGGCGCGCGTGCTGGCGCCCTGCCTCTTGGCGCCGCACGACCTGGCGCCGCACGACCTGGCGCCTCACGACTTGGCCAGCTGGCGCCGCCCAATGCCGCACGCTCTCTTGCTATGCTCCCGCACGTCCCCTGGCGGGCACTTTTCTCAACTTGCATCTCCACCCTGTGATACATCCAAAGACATTTGTGTTTTTGACCCGTACCGTCTTATGAAAATTGTAAACGAACGCGAATTACAGTCACCCAGCACTATAAGTGTTCTGGGTCGACTGGAGTTAACGGAAACAGAGCTACATGATTTTTTGGGTCGATATAGAGCGTCCGGGTCGACGGTAGCTATCGCCGAAATGCTCAAACTACATAGTAAATGGACGGGCCCGCCCGGTGAGGCTCGCACGGCCGTCATGCTACCTATGGGTACCAGTCGGGAAGCGTTCGATTCGAATGCGCTTAAAGCTGCTGCTTTACTAGCCGAGGAGGACTCGAAAGCGTCCGAAACGGTAAGCTTTAAAGTACAACTACTGGACGACAAGTGCGCGTCGACACTGGCGTTCAAATACCTGACTGACGCCCTGGGCGCCGAGTTCGGGGCGCTGTCGGGCGTGGCCGGGCCCGCGTGCGGCGCGGCCTTCGCGGACGTGGCACGCCAGGGGCCCACGCTGGCTATGCCCGTGCTGGCCTACACGCCGCAGGCGCCGCCGCCGGCGCCCGCCGCCGCCTGGGCGCTGCTGGCGGCGGGCGACGCGCGCCTGTACTCGGGCGCGTGGGCCGCCTTCATGGCGCACGTGGGCTGGCGCCGCGTGGCCGTGCTGAGCGAGCTGGCCACGCGCGCGGCGCTGGACGTGGCCGACCTGGCCGCCGACGTGCTCGTGCACGTCGAGCTGTCCGCCGACACCGACGACCTCGACCTGGACAAGATCCTACAG TGGGCAGCGCGCGCAGCGGCCGCGCAGGCGCGCATCCTGTACGTGTGCGCGGAGGACGCGCGCGTGGTGCGCGCGGCGCTGTGCGCGGGCCGCGCCGCCGGCCTGGCGCCCGCCGCCGGCGCCGTCTGGCTGCTGCCCGCCTCGCTGCCGCGCCGCTGGCTGCGCGCGCCCGCCGGCAACTGCACGCAGCAGGAACTGCGGGACATGGCGGAGGGACACCTCAGCGTGGCCCCCGCCTGGATGGCAGATTGGGAAGAGCGAGGCGACGCGCCGGCCGACAGCGAGGTGGGCGCGTGGCAGCGGTCGTGGCGCGCGCGCTGCTCGCGCTGGCAGCAGTGCGGGCGCGCGCCGGCGCAGGCCGCGCTGCTGTACGACGCGCTGCGCATGTGGGACGCCGCGCTGCGCCGCGCGCTGCGGGCGCACCCCGCCGCGCTCGACAACCTGCACCACAAGTCCATCGCCCG gGCATTAATAGAAGATGTAACCACGTCCAGCTATAACGGACTCACGGGCAAGTTCGAATGGAGCGGGGACGCCAGCGGGGCGCGCGCCCGCCTGGCGCCCGTCGTGGTGCAGCAGTGGAGCAACGGCACGCGGCTCCGCCTGGGCGCCTGGAGCCGCGCCGCCGGGTACCGCGCCGGGCCCCGCGCGCCCCGCTGGCGCACGCCCGACGGCCGCGCGCCCGACGATGGCGCCCCGCACTGCGCGCTGCAGGCGCTGGCCGACGTGCTGCGCGCCGACTGCCGCGCCGCCGTGCTGGCGCTGGCCGCGCTGGCGCTGGCGGCGCTGCTGGGCGCCAGCGCGGCCGCCGCCTGCCACTACAAGCGGCGCGCCGAGCGCAAGTACCGCGCGCGCCTGGCCGCGCTGGGCCTGGCGCGCCTCGACCCCAAGCCCGGCGGCCTGGACCGCTGGGAGATCCCGCGCGAGCGCGTCGTCATCAACAGGAAGCTCGGCACCGGCGCCTTCGGCACCGTGTACGGGGGCCACGCGCTGCTGGCGGAAGACCGCGGCTGGTCCGCCGTCGCCGTCAAGACGCTCAAGGCCGGCGCCACCACCGAGGAGAAGCTCGACTTCTTATCCGAAGCGGAGGCCATGAAGCGCTTCGACCACAAGAACGTAGTGCGGCTGCTGGGCGTGGTGACGAAGACGGAGCCGGTGTGCACGGTGATGGAGTTCATGCTGTACGGCGACCTGAAGAACTACCTGCTGGCGCGGCGCCAcctggcggcgggcgcgggcgcgggcgagGCGGACGAGGTGTCGGCGGCGCGGCTGACGGCCATGGCGCTGGACGCGGCGCGCGGCCTGTCGTACCTGGCGCAGCTGCGCTACGTGCACCGCGACGTGGCGGCGCGCAACTGCCTGGTCTCGGCGCAGCGCGTGGTGAAGCTGGCGGACTTCGGCATGACGCGCCTGGTCTTCGAGCACGACTACTACCGCTTCAGCCGCAAGGGCATGCTGCCGGTCCGCTGGATGGCGCCGGAGAGCCTGGCGCTGGGCGTGTTCTCGCCCGCGTCCGACGTGTGGTCCTTCGGCGTGCTGCTGTACGAGATCGTGACGTTCGGCTCGCTGCCCTTCCAGGGCCTGAGCAACGCGGAGGTACTGGCCCGCGTCAAGGCCGGCCACACCTTGGAGCTGCCGCCAGGGTTGAAGCCGCAACT GGAGGGCCTCATCCGGTCGTGCTGGCAGGCGGAGCAGCGCGCGCGGCCGGGCGCCGCCGAGGTGGCCGCCTTCCTGGCCGACTGCCCGCGCCTGCTGGCGCCCTGCCTCGACCTGCCGCTGGACGCGCTGCCGCTGGACCTGGAGCCCTGGCAGACCGCGCGCGACCGCGCCGAG TCCCGAGGTCCCCCGGTACACATGTCCGTGTTGCAGGCGCGCTGGGTGTCGTGGGGCGCCCCGGCGTCGGCGGGGACCGACACGACGTACCTGAGCGCGGACGCGCCGCCCGCCGACACGGACGCCTTCCTCTCGTGA
- the LOC118273351 gene encoding uncharacterized protein LOC118273351 isoform X5 has translation MYVRAGGGVLTPPAPPPVAFQHHRLISAHMTRFRWWGVVLGLCALAAAAAGAGAADEVSRPVGIMAVTLDGPGDSGAALGALAAAALAARGVRAAAAPVPAACGPGGAGPSSLACRNDVLRALVLGKAQAALLPVPAARPPHVLKLRDVGLTELGDAVPASRLACFVSPPTSTATFRPPQSLLDFSDETVAMHYGLPSDDISAVLRGMTLENSLGFEHLESNCFNFNSTPEWCSAGARSCATLITDNVNDARLLATVVRDHRLLARVLAPCLLAPHDLAPHDLAPHDLASWRRPMPHALLLCSRTSPGGHFSQLASPPCDTSKDICVFDPYRLMKIVNERELQSPSTISVLGRLELTETELHDFLGRYRASGSTVAIAEMLKLHSKWTGPPGEARTAVMLPMGTSREAFDSNALKAAALLAEEDSKASETVSFKVQLLDDKCASTLAFKYLTDALGAEFGALSGVAGPACGAAFADVARQGPTLAMPVLAYTPQAPPPAPAAAWALLAAGDARLYSGAWAAFMAHVGWRRVAVLSELATRAALDVADLAADVLVHVELSADTDDLDLDKILQWAARAAAAQARILYVCAEDARVVRAALCAGRAAGLAPAAGAVWLLPASLPRRWLRAPAGNCTQQELRDMAEGHLSVAPAWMADWEERGDAPADSEVGAWQRSWRARCSRWQQCGRAPAQAALLYDALRMWDAALRRALRAHPAALDNLHHKSIARALIEDVTTSSYNGLTGKFEWSGDASGARARLAPVVVQQWSNGTRLRLGAWSRAAGYRAGPRAPRWRTPDGRAPDDGAPHCALQALADVLRADCRAAVLALAALALAALLGASAAAACHYKRRAERKYRARLAALGLARLDPKPGGLDRWEIPRERVVINRKLGTGAFGTVYGGHALLAEDRGWSAVAVKTLKAGATTEEKLDFLSEAEAMKRFDHKNVVRLLGVVTKTEPVCTVMEFMLYGDLKNYLLARRHLAAGAGAGEADEVSAARLTAMALDAARGLSYLAQLRYVHRDVAARNCLVSAQRVVKLADFGMTRLVFEHDYYRFSRKGMLPVRWMAPESLALGVFSPASDVWSFGVLLYEIVTFGSLPFQGLSNAEVLARVKAGHTLELPPGLKPQLEGLIRSCWQAEQRARPGAAEVAAFLADCPRLLAPCLDLPLDALPLDLEPWQTARDRAESRGPPVHMSVLQARWVSWGAPASAGTDTTYLSADAPPADTDAFLS, from the exons GTGCGAGCTGGAGGCGGCGTCCTGACCCCACCCGCGCCTCCGCCAGTCGCCTTCCAGCACCACCGCCTCATCAGCGCACACATGACACGTTTCAG GTGGTGGGGCGTCGTGCTCGGGCTATGCGCGCTGGCCGCGGCTGCTGCGGGCGCTGGCGCCGCGGACGAGGTGTCGCGGCCGGTGGGCATCATGGCCGTGACGCTGGACGGGCCCGGCGACTCGGGCGCCGCGCTGGGCGCGCTGGCCGCGGCGGCGCTtgcggcgcgcggcgtgcgggcggcggcggcgccggTGCCTGCGGCGTGCGGGCCGGGCGGCGCGGGGCCCAGCTCGCTGGCGTGCCGCAACGACGTGCTGCGCGCGCTGGTGCTGGGCAAGGCGCAGGCGGCGCTGCTGCCGGTGCCGGCCGCGCGCCCGCCGCACGTGCTGAAGCTGCGGGACGTGGGGCTGACGGAGCTGGGCGACGCGGTGCCGGCCTCGCGCCTCGCTTGCTTCGTTTCACCACCTACCTCGACGGCGACATTTCGCCCGCCGCAGTCTTTGCTCGACTTCTCCGACGAAACCGTCGCGATGCACTACGGCTTGCCGTCAGATGATATCTCCGCTGTATTGCGAGGGATGACACTTGAAAATTCATTGGG ATTTGAACACTTGGAGTCAaactgctttaattttaattcgacTCCCGAGTGGTGCTCAGCCGGTGCGAGGTCGTGCGCCACTCTGATCACTGACAACGTGAACGACGCGCGCCTCCTCGCCACCGTCGTGCGCGACCACCGCCTCCTGGCGCGCGTGCTGGCGCCCTGCCTCTTGGCGCCGCACGACCTGGCGCCGCACGACCTGGCGCCTCACGACTTGGCCAGCTGGCGCCGCCCAATGCCGCACGCTCTCTTGCTATGCTCCCGCACGTCCCCTGGCGGGCACTTTTCTCAACTTGCATCTCCACCCTGTGATACATCCAAAGACATTTGTGTTTTTGACCCGTACCGTCTTATGAAAATTGTAAACGAACGCGAATTACAGTCACCCAGCACTATAAGTGTTCTGGGTCGACTGGAGTTAACGGAAACAGAGCTACATGATTTTTTGGGTCGATATAGAGCGTCCGGGTCGACGGTAGCTATCGCCGAAATGCTCAAACTACATAGTAAATGGACGGGCCCGCCCGGTGAGGCTCGCACGGCCGTCATGCTACCTATGGGTACCAGTCGGGAAGCGTTCGATTCGAATGCGCTTAAAGCTGCTGCTTTACTAGCCGAGGAGGACTCGAAAGCGTCCGAAACGGTAAGCTTTAAAGTACAACTACTGGACGACAAGTGCGCGTCGACACTGGCGTTCAAATACCTGACTGACGCCCTGGGCGCCGAGTTCGGGGCGCTGTCGGGCGTGGCCGGGCCCGCGTGCGGCGCGGCCTTCGCGGACGTGGCACGCCAGGGGCCCACGCTGGCTATGCCCGTGCTGGCCTACACGCCGCAGGCGCCGCCGCCGGCGCCCGCCGCCGCCTGGGCGCTGCTGGCGGCGGGCGACGCGCGCCTGTACTCGGGCGCGTGGGCCGCCTTCATGGCGCACGTGGGCTGGCGCCGCGTGGCCGTGCTGAGCGAGCTGGCCACGCGCGCGGCGCTGGACGTGGCCGACCTGGCCGCCGACGTGCTCGTGCACGTCGAGCTGTCCGCCGACACCGACGACCTCGACCTGGACAAGATCCTACAG TGGGCAGCGCGCGCAGCGGCCGCGCAGGCGCGCATCCTGTACGTGTGCGCGGAGGACGCGCGCGTGGTGCGCGCGGCGCTGTGCGCGGGCCGCGCCGCCGGCCTGGCGCCCGCCGCCGGCGCCGTCTGGCTGCTGCCCGCCTCGCTGCCGCGCCGCTGGCTGCGCGCGCCCGCCGGCAACTGCACGCAGCAGGAACTGCGGGACATGGCGGAGGGACACCTCAGCGTGGCCCCCGCCTGGATGGCAGATTGGGAAGAGCGAGGCGACGCGCCGGCCGACAGCGAGGTGGGCGCGTGGCAGCGGTCGTGGCGCGCGCGCTGCTCGCGCTGGCAGCAGTGCGGGCGCGCGCCGGCGCAGGCCGCGCTGCTGTACGACGCGCTGCGCATGTGGGACGCCGCGCTGCGCCGCGCGCTGCGGGCGCACCCCGCCGCGCTCGACAACCTGCACCACAAGTCCATCGCCCG gGCATTAATAGAAGATGTAACCACGTCCAGCTATAACGGACTCACGGGCAAGTTCGAATGGAGCGGGGACGCCAGCGGGGCGCGCGCCCGCCTGGCGCCCGTCGTGGTGCAGCAGTGGAGCAACGGCACGCGGCTCCGCCTGGGCGCCTGGAGCCGCGCCGCCGGGTACCGCGCCGGGCCCCGCGCGCCCCGCTGGCGCACGCCCGACGGCCGCGCGCCCGACGATGGCGCCCCGCACTGCGCGCTGCAGGCGCTGGCCGACGTGCTGCGCGCCGACTGCCGCGCCGCCGTGCTGGCGCTGGCCGCGCTGGCGCTGGCGGCGCTGCTGGGCGCCAGCGCGGCCGCCGCCTGCCACTACAAGCGGCGCGCCGAGCGCAAGTACCGCGCGCGCCTGGCCGCGCTGGGCCTGGCGCGCCTCGACCCCAAGCCCGGCGGCCTGGACCGCTGGGAGATCCCGCGCGAGCGCGTCGTCATCAACAGGAAGCTCGGCACCGGCGCCTTCGGCACCGTGTACGGGGGCCACGCGCTGCTGGCGGAAGACCGCGGCTGGTCCGCCGTCGCCGTCAAGACGCTCAAGGCCGGCGCCACCACCGAGGAGAAGCTCGACTTCTTATCCGAAGCGGAGGCCATGAAGCGCTTCGACCACAAGAACGTAGTGCGGCTGCTGGGCGTGGTGACGAAGACGGAGCCGGTGTGCACGGTGATGGAGTTCATGCTGTACGGCGACCTGAAGAACTACCTGCTGGCGCGGCGCCAcctggcggcgggcgcgggcgcgggcgagGCGGACGAGGTGTCGGCGGCGCGGCTGACGGCCATGGCGCTGGACGCGGCGCGCGGCCTGTCGTACCTGGCGCAGCTGCGCTACGTGCACCGCGACGTGGCGGCGCGCAACTGCCTGGTCTCGGCGCAGCGCGTGGTGAAGCTGGCGGACTTCGGCATGACGCGCCTGGTCTTCGAGCACGACTACTACCGCTTCAGCCGCAAGGGCATGCTGCCGGTCCGCTGGATGGCGCCGGAGAGCCTGGCGCTGGGCGTGTTCTCGCCCGCGTCCGACGTGTGGTCCTTCGGCGTGCTGCTGTACGAGATCGTGACGTTCGGCTCGCTGCCCTTCCAGGGCCTGAGCAACGCGGAGGTACTGGCCCGCGTCAAGGCCGGCCACACCTTGGAGCTGCCGCCAGGGTTGAAGCCGCAACT GGAGGGCCTCATCCGGTCGTGCTGGCAGGCGGAGCAGCGCGCGCGGCCGGGCGCCGCCGAGGTGGCCGCCTTCCTGGCCGACTGCCCGCGCCTGCTGGCGCCCTGCCTCGACCTGCCGCTGGACGCGCTGCCGCTGGACCTGGAGCCCTGGCAGACCGCGCGCGACCGCGCCGAG TCCCGAGGTCCCCCGGTACACATGTCCGTGTTGCAGGCGCGCTGGGTGTCGTGGGGCGCCCCGGCGTCGGCGGGGACCGACACGACGTACCTGAGCGCGGACGCGCCGCCCGCCGACACGGACGCCTTCCTCTCGTGA